From Quercus robur chromosome 8, dhQueRobu3.1, whole genome shotgun sequence:
CATCCTTGGCCTTAGGGTCAACATCCTGATTCTCGGTCTCTGCTTCCTTCGCCTTGGCAGCATCTTTGGTCTCAACAGAGGGCTTTTTCCCTTTGCCTTTGCCTTTGCCTTTCTCCCCTTCAGCCCCTTAGCCTTGGTCACCAGCCTGACTGGATCCCTTCGAAACTTCAGGAAGAGGAAGGGCATTTGGGATAGCCAAAGGCTGCTCGGAAGATTCTGGGGCAGGGGCAAGAGGAGAGGAGATAGCAGCCGGGACTTCGCAGATATCCGAATGGTAATAGATACTCTCAGGCTGCCTCCAAACAGAATCTGTAGGGACTCCTGCAACGCTTAGGGACCTATCCCATGTCATGTTGCAATAATCCCTACACACCTCTATAAGCTCCTTGGCAAGCCTTACCTACGTCTCCTCCACACCAAGCAGATATGAAGCCTTCTTCTTAGCCTCGACTGCTTCCCTGACCAGTTAAGCTTCTTCCTTAGCCTTCTGTAACTTAACCTTAAGATCTATGACCAACTGCCTTTGTGTGGCCAGATCTATCTCGGTCAAGTGCAGTTTTTGAAGCTGATCCTCAACCTGCCTTTCAGCAATTTTCAAACCGGCCTCAGCACTTGGTCTGCCACTTTAAGTTTCTCAGATAGCTCAATTTGCTCCTGCCTAGAAGCCCTCAATGATTTCTCAACATCGGCACGAGTGAGGGCCTCAGCATCAGCCTACTTACGAGTATCACGGTACCACTCCTCAGTCACAAAAACTTGTTGAGTAATCTGCccaaagacaataaaaaaataaaaaaataaaaaaataatgtgagtTAAAAACAAAGCATGATTTAGCATCTAAGTTCATAAATAGATAGACTGTTTACCATAGCAAGGTCCTTCTTCAAGGACAGGAAGAGGTCATTCTGTGTAAAACGCCTGTAAGCGTCCATATCCTTAGGAAGGAGTAGAGTCTGCTCCAGGGCTTCAGTTATATACCCCGCTCGACCCCTTTGAAATTCCCAGACTAAGGCATTCCAAGGAATGGGAGCCCCGTCCACTTCTAGCTGAGGACACCATATGCATTGTGTCATTTGCACATTAGCCCTATTTTGTTCTTCTTGGCTATCCACAGACTGGGATCTCTTGTCCCGAGCATTTGGGACCACCTTCTGTTGTTTCGTTCTCTTCCGAGGACCCACCTTGCCTTCCTTAAGAGCCTCGAGTggcattttcttcttcaaatcaagATTTGGCTTCAGGCTGAGGTCGGTGGGGATCTAGGGAGGAGGAGGGGGAAGATTGGAGGGAACTTGGGACTTAGAGGCTCCTTTCGATGTTAACTCCTTGTCCCTGGAAGCCATGAGTTCCTTTAAAATCTTATTGCTCTTGTTTAGTGTCATACTGTCTTCCTTTTCTTCGGAGGAGCTATCTGGGCGAGCGATCACTAGAATTGGAGTATGAACACTAGAATTCTTATCTGATTCACCCTCAGCGTCCGAGATGTTGATTAGAGGAGCCCTCAGATTATTTTCTTCCTCAAAATGGAATTTATCTATCTCCTCCTCTAGTGATAAACGAGACGAGGCAATCTCCTCTTCGGGTATTGCCACTACTTCAGGAAGAATCTGTGGAAGTGGCAGCATAACTGGTGGAAGATTCTATGGAATTGGCAACACAACCGGAGGAAGATCCCTCCGAGCCAAAAATCCTGGCTTGGAGATGTCAATCCAAGCCAATCTGGAACTTCCAGCCCTTATTGCTTGGCCTATGTCCTAGAAGATGCGAGATAATGGCTCATAGTCCAGGATTAGATGAGCAGCCCATAGCTGTCCGTCTTTACTCACAAAAATCTCTGGCCTCAGAAGGTAGTTAAGAGCCTGAATGTTGGTAAAACTAATCCTCGGAGCAACGTGGTTTTTATCTGCAGAAACATCCGAAAAGGAGATCATGGTCAAATCGATAAAAATATCAccaaaagaagatgaaatgtcaaaaataaaaagaacaaagcTAAAAAGGCTAAATCCCCTTCCAAAGGGACTGATCTTAAAGGTACCCCACCTGGATCTCCTGCCCAAGTTAGACAATGAAGACCGTCGCTCCACTCCCCTGAGACAGTCAGGTAGTCATCCTTCAAGCCCTTATTAGACTTGGGGAGACAGGATATTAGCCTGACGACCTCGAACCGGGACTTGAGGTAGTATCCCACACCGACAAGCTTGTGGCACTCGTACATATGAACCACATCATGCCACATGAGCCCTAAGCCCAACTGCTCGTTGAGAGTGTCTACGCAGCCCAAGACCCTAAATAGGTTAGGGCGCACTGGTAAAGGGTCAATCTGTGGTTAATCAAATAGTCCCTGGTTATCCTACCCATGGGAAGCatcattcctccctctatgaaagcaatcatgggaatgacgacTTGACCCACGTCCCTGTCAATAAGTACTCAATCTGGGGGACAATATTCTAAAACCACCCCTTGTGGGATATGGTACTTAGCCCTAAAATCCTCCATACCGGCTGGTGAGTCTACTAAGTGCTTGAACCTATCCATCTAAATAAACAGAAAGGccgagaagaaaaatgagaatataaagaaataaagactTACGAGAACACGTATGTTAATCTCTGAAACTTTCGAAAAATTTCCAAAGACTTCTTACAGGAAATAGCTATGGAGACTCAAGAGTTTAAAGCGTTTTGTAAGACAGGGCATTGGAATTCTCTGAAGCTCTTGAAGATTtgtgaagaaaagaggaaaatgggTTCCCTtaaggctttatatagaggGAGAAGATAAGTGGGAATACTCCCGCTCGAGGAAAAATGTTAGCCATTGGATTGGCGTTTCACCGTTGGATGCGGGGGACATAAAGCCGCCTGGAGTAATTAATAATGCCTTATGGACTACGAAGCGTCAGTGACAATTATGAAGCATGTAAAACCGCATTCTCACATGTGTAAATCAAAAAATCAGTTGATCTTatctcttaaaaattaaaaccccactttttctcCTCGAATGGGAGGGAAAAACCAGAATTTTAAAGGACTATTGTAGGGGCAAGGGCCCAAAAtagtatattgggccttgggccttatcCAAGGACATTGATAGGTCCGAGGAGCAGCAAATAGTTGTTAAATGTTcccaattaaagtctcaaagGTGGGGAACAAGTGCAAAGTTGTCCAAGGAGGAACTCCTTCTTGGATATGATGAATATAGTTCACAATATGTACTCCATCAGTTAGTGTAATCCTCCAAGAAGCTCTAATGATAAAGGCatgcctcatgaacatacgagaatgaagaaaacctaaaaatatctaagggaaaactgccacaaccgcattaaatgcactgcaactaTTTTTTTGACCGCATTTATGGGGAGAAGATctctgaacagtactaccttggttACCACAACTCATAAAAAACtaaagagggtgtctgatgggacaggtacttaAGTAAGGGTTTGGATAATCAACAGGTGTATGGTAAAGATGGTCCAAAGAATGATATATAAGGTGAAAGACTGTTTATGGAgaggggatcggaaaaatagagagagaacactATAGCAATCTAAATTATCTCTGTATCCAACTATGATCAATATATACAATCAtaatctcctcggactgaaagtccATTGACATCAAAAActtcttatttgtgtttgattgtcatttaattcaatactagccgttgttcaactcattagagcctagttctTTAAcgcattctctacaaatttattgtattgggctcattgggctaAGATCTCATACATTTTGAACTTGGGCTACAAATCGAGaccctacaataataatataatggcCCAACAAATTTGTATAAGGCatttctcaattctcaaaatatTATAAGAAAAGTTAATGACTACTCTAAAGTCAttgatttatgaaatatttttaaaaacaaattatgagaaaaaaaaattaagtatcaTAATTTAATTGGCAGTTGCCACTTTCTAAtcttttttcaacttttcaaactcattttatttttttttaaataaaattataaattaatatcaaTGATTGTAATtatagaattataaaaaaaatatttttattagaaattgtttttaaaaatgtcCAGTTAATTGATATCCTTATGAAATTTGTTAAtagataatttttaaaaaattttaatatcccagaaatataaaaaatttgtttccttttttttattttctaataaaaaatttttaaaaaataaatacaaaaccaaTACCCTAGCATTTGAtaaattttccaattaaaaaaaaaaaaaacaaacaaacaaaaatacttctacagtcaaaataaataaagtcgGTTAATTAAGAGAGAAATAACCGGTAGAAGACAAATCATAGACACAGATCCCAGAAGTCAGTCTGAGTCAGTACCCGTTACTTGCACACTTTTGCAGTCTTGATACAATCAACACTCCCACTCGTCTTGTCTTCAAACactcttctttattttattttttttttcctttctttaattCCCCCATTTTCCCTTTCCCCATCCCCAACTCACTGTAACGGTTACTTTTCATTCCCTCTTCCCCCATAAACCCCACACTCCCTCTCACACTCCAAAACTGctacatttcccttctctctcagATCACCCAAAAAACAGCaacaatggaaaaaaaatttaatatctttttcttcttggtcCTCACGCTCCCACTCCTCGCCGCCGGCGCGTCGGTTTCCAAGGCCCAGGCCGCCGTCGTGGGCACGGAGCTGTGGTGCGTGGCGAAGAACAACGCGGAGGACGCGGCGCTGCAGACGGCGCTGAACTGGGCCTGTGGGCCCGGCGCCGCCGACTGCAGCCCAATACAGCAAGGTGGGCCCTGCTACGACGCGAGTGACATAGTGGTTACGGCGTCGTACGCGTTTAACGACTATTACTTGAAGCACGGCTTGAGCACCGACAGTTGCTCCTTCGATAACACTGCTGCCCTCACTTCTTTGAACCCCAGTCAGTACCAAaaactcttctttcttttcttttccttcgtTCCTAATTGGGATTTTTAGAATCTTTGGAAGGTTATTAGATCTGATTTTTGTAAAacctttgtctttttttctttttcctgttaACTTTATTGATTATGAATCTCTTTGTGGAAATTGAGTTGGGGTT
This genomic window contains:
- the LOC126695657 gene encoding PLASMODESMATA CALLOSE-BINDING PROTEIN 5, with translation MEKKFNIFFFLVLTLPLLAAGASVSKAQAAVVGTELWCVAKNNAEDAALQTALNWACGPGAADCSPIQQGGPCYDASDIVVTASYAFNDYYLKHGLSTDSCSFDNTAALTSLNPSHDKCKFPSSSSVSNGSFSGSTTAVGMGPSEDISSCTRIALHWFWPLITGQMFVVLSQIILER